The proteins below come from a single uncultured delta proteobacterium genomic window:
- the hbd gene encoding putative 3-hydroxybutyryl-CoA dehydrogenase (Evidence 3 : Function proposed based on presence of conserved amino acid motif, structural feature or limited homology), translating to MKRIGVIGCGFMGSGIAQVCAQAGYDVLCYDASRESMDKSRAGIEKSFDSRIKKGKATEEDKRKTLDNIRYAADLAAFADRDIVIEAVYEDLDVKVGMFKEVGAYVSADCIFVSNTSGLCISDMAERSGRPDKLMGAHFFSPVPVMKLVELIRGNKTSDATYQAVRTVTEDLRKVIVDAPDGPGFIVNLLLVVIMNEASRMLELGADPTELDAVLKAGLGMPMGGLGLADLSGLDVCIKSTANIYEGLGVRDFAVPRMLRRLYDYGHLGLKTGRGYFTYPAKA from the coding sequence ATGAAACGGATCGGTGTAATAGGCTGCGGGTTCATGGGGTCGGGCATAGCTCAGGTCTGCGCGCAGGCGGGATACGACGTTCTCTGTTATGACGCCTCGCGGGAGTCCATGGACAAGTCCCGGGCGGGTATTGAAAAATCCTTCGACAGCCGCATCAAAAAGGGCAAGGCGACGGAAGAGGACAAGCGGAAGACTTTGGACAATATCCGCTATGCGGCGGATCTGGCCGCGTTCGCGGACAGAGACATCGTTATTGAGGCCGTGTACGAGGACCTGGACGTCAAAGTGGGCATGTTCAAAGAGGTGGGCGCGTACGTTTCGGCCGACTGCATTTTCGTCTCAAACACCTCCGGGCTGTGCATAAGCGATATGGCCGAGCGGAGCGGCAGGCCGGACAAACTGATGGGCGCGCATTTCTTTTCGCCCGTTCCGGTCATGAAGCTGGTGGAGCTCATCCGTGGGAACAAGACCAGCGATGCGACGTACCAGGCTGTGCGCACGGTGACCGAGGACCTGCGCAAGGTGATCGTGGACGCCCCGGACGGGCCGGGCTTCATCGTCAACCTGCTGCTGGTCGTCATCATGAACGAAGCCTCGCGCATGCTGGAATTGGGCGCGGACCCCACGGAGCTTGACGCGGTGCTGAAGGCCGGGCTGGGCATGCCCATGGGCGGTCTGGGGCTGGCGGATCTTTCCGGCCTCGACGTCTGCATCAAATCCACGGCGAATATCTACGAAGGCCTTGGCGTGCGCGACTTCGCCGTTCCACGGATGCTGCGGCGCCTGTATGACTACGGGCACCTCGGCCTGAAGACCGGCAGGGGCTATTTCACCTATCCGGCGAAAGCGTAA